From Rutidosis leptorrhynchoides isolate AG116_Rl617_1_P2 chromosome 3, CSIRO_AGI_Rlap_v1, whole genome shotgun sequence, a single genomic window includes:
- the LOC139896977 gene encoding F-box/FBD/LRR-repeat protein At1g13570-like, with translation MMKTQCMSLDIISSLPQNIMETILTLMPIRDALRTSILSRKWRYCWMTMPKLVFDYNLIQALAIDGILVQYKFVIAIFHILLMHSGPTMLKFEFDVDKWSMVTEFDQIILYLSRRINVKDLSIDTLDTFYKLPTSFYSMQGLESLELINCEFELPLTFNGFNKLKKMSFEKFQVPAQVLQRLLSNSPLLEIIRLMEFDYDEEDFEEDYEKENSFNFVKFFECVPLVHTLDLSEYYMKYLSAGGMPSKLSTSHLKYVRLDVCLREQDGISSALCIIRSSPNLERIFLQMCGNEKLPYLGSCNKFVDLQDDLNLQLDHLIRFEIVRFSNSVFEMEFVKLIVAKSPVLKIARIELNENVSIDEELKLLRDAIYLPFPRASPSTKLIIERPKF, from the exons ATGATGAAAACTCAATGCATGAGTTTGGATATAATCAGCTCCCTTCCTCAAAACATAATGGAAACTATTTTAACTCTTATGCCAATACGAGATGCATTGAGAACGAGCATTTTGTCAAGGAAATGGAGATATTGCTGGATGACTATGCCCAAACTTGTATTTGATTACAACCTGATTCAAGCGTTAGCTATTGACGGAATTTTGGTGCAATATAAGTTTGTCATTGCGATCTTCCATATTTTGTTAATGCACAGTGGTCCGACGATGCTAAAGTTTGAGTTTGATGTCGACAAATGGTCCATGGTAACCGAATTTGACCAGATCATACTTTATCTTTCAAGGAGAATTAATGTGAAGGATTTGAGCATTGATACTTTGGACACCTTCTACAAACTACCAACTTCGTTCTACTCAATGCAAGGGTTAGAATCTTTAGAGCTAATAAATTGTGAATTTGAACTTCCATTGACATTTAATGGATTTAATAAGTTGAAGAAAATGTCCTTTGAAAAGTTTCAAGTTCCTGCTCAAGTGCTTCAGCGTTTGCTCTCGAATTCCCCACTACTTGAGATAATCCGTTTG ATGGAGTTTGATTATGATGAAGAAGACTTTGAAGAGGATTATGAAAAAGAAAACTCCTTTAATTTTGTAAAGTTTTTCGAGTGCGTGCCTTTAGTTCATACTTTAGATCTCTCAGAGTATTACATGAAG TACTTAAGCGCAGGTGGTATGCCAAGTAAGCTTTCGACTTCTCACCTCAAATATGTTCGTTTAGATGTGTGCCTAAGGGAACAAGATGGCATTTCATCTGCCCTTTGCATAATCAGGAGCTCACCAAATCTAGAACGAATATTTTTACAG ATGTGTGGTAATGAAAAGTTACCATATCTGGGAAGTTGCAATAAGTTTGTTGATCTCCAAGATGACTTAAATTTGCAGTTAGATCATCTTATACGTTTTGAAATAGTACGATTTAGTAACAGTGTGTTTGAGATGGAATTTGTGAAACTCATCGTGGCTAAATCGCCTGTACTAAAGATAGCACGAATTGAGCTTAATGAAAATGTTTCCATTGACGAAGAACTGAAGCTTCTTAGAGATGCTATATATCTGCCATTTCCACGTGCATCCCCTTCAACAAAATTAATTATTGAacgcccaaaattttaa